The Anoplopoma fimbria isolate UVic2021 breed Golden Eagle Sablefish chromosome 5, Afim_UVic_2022, whole genome shotgun sequence genome contains a region encoding:
- the LOC129091710 gene encoding adhesion G protein-coupled receptor A1-like: MLWLTFTARNICKDVSKDPLRAKNRDGPGHARTKPTVLRFYLVSDGIPLLIVGVTAAFGMDNYGSRDDALYCWMAWEPSLGGFYAPMGLLVLVMSVYFLCTYIQLKRHPEKKYELRILSEEQQQLSSSESNHHCHTDTGGVSGPAGDCQPFATGVSVLANEHSFKSQLRATAFTLFLFLSTWALGALAVSMGHFLDMIFSCLYGAFCVTLGLFLLIQHCAKRDDVWHRWWACCPSKSKSEDGDGDGQGQRQELHQPHCRLSSPCSGKQPLLSPQLVPNSYHKMTLPSQSPVPNHTGPCCVAVMSPVTVTPLSPLAEPLPSPHPQTLSDELPRPPLPLQSCLNDRTKSRSFNRPRPCLQDYRSHMASTSMDGSVQSSHLDSPHAVHHLESSPLVSNSPHSDLQLPCPSPHLDKQLASCHSLQRQNSCQSIQDSMASCHSRTHNMHDSITSCHSLLMPSHGIHTCQWHMYSSADHSSTMSCCEKPDPFALQYQQDPEVYSCMSKTTDKEKDSLSVEVEQKGFPRNTLPRQHGTISRRGTIGRNRSLQEDGLFGSDATGNIRTGPWRNETTV, from the exons ATTTTATCTTGTGAGTGATGGAATCCCTCTCCTAATTGTTGGAGTCACAGCAGCTTTTGGTATGGATAACTATGGTAGCAGGGATGACGCTTTGTA TTGCTGGATGGCATGGGAACCAAGCTTGGGAGGTTTCTATGCCCCCATGGGTCTTCTGGTCTTAGTTATGTCCGTGTACTTTTTGTGCACATACATTCAGCTTAAACGCCACCCAGAGAAGAAGTATGAGCTGCGAATCCTGAGTGAGGAACAGCAGCAGTTATCATCTAGCGAGTCGAACCATCACTGCCACACAGACACTGGGGGAGTTTCTGGGCCCGCCGGGGACTGTCAGCCATTTGCAACAGGCGTGTCGGTACTGGCCAATGAGCACTCATTTAAATCTCAACTCCGGGCCACAGCCTTCACCCTCTTTCTGTTCCTGTCCACCTGGGCTTTGGGAGCGTTGGCAGTATCAATGGGACATTTCCTTGATATGATATTCAGCTGCCTGTATGGGGCTTTTTGTGTCACTCTGGGACTCTTCCTTCTCATCCAGCACTGTGCCAAACGTGACGATGTATGGCACCGCTGGTGGGCTTGTTGCCCGTCCAAGTCCAAGTCCGAGGATGGGGACGGAGACGGACAGGGCCAGAGGCAGGAGCTCCATCAGCCACATTGCCGCCTGAGCTCCCCATGCTCCGGCAAGCAGCCACTGCTTTCTCCTCAACTTGTGCCCAATTCTTACCACAAAATGACGCTGCCTTCCCAGAGCCCCGTGCCAAATCACACGGGTCCATGCTGCGTGGCCGTGATGAGCCCTGTTACCGTGACCCCCTTGTCGCCTCTTGCTGAGCCACTGCCCTCGCCTCATCCGCAGACGCTTTCTGACGAGCTCCCCCGTCCCCCTCTGCCTCTACAGAGCTGCCTTAATGACAGAACAAAGTCTCGCTCCTTCAACCGCCCACGCCCATGCCTCCAGGACTACCGCTCGCACATGGCGTCCACCAGTATGGATGGGAGTGTACAAAGCTCCCACCTGGACAGCCCTCACGCAGTGCACCACCTCGAAAGCTCACCACTGGTTTCCAACAGCCCACACTCGGACCTCCAGCTTCCCTGCCCCAGCCCTCATTTGGATAAGCAGCTGGCCTCCTGCCACAGCTTGCAACGCCAGAACTCCTGCCAAAGCATCCAAGACTCCATGGCTTCCTGTCACAGCCGGACACACAACATGCATGACAGCATTACTTCCTGTCACAGCCTCCTCATGCCTTCTCACGGCATCCACACCTGCCAGTGGCACATGTACAGCTCAGCTGACCACTCCTCCACCATGAGCTGCTGTGAGAAACCTGACCCCTTCGCCTTGCAATACCAGCAAGACCCCGAAGTATACAGCTGCATGTCGAAGACAACGGACAAAGAAAAGGATAGTCTCTCCGTAGAGGTGGAGCAGAAAGGTTTCCCGAGAAATACGCTACCTCGGCAGCACGGCACCATCAGCCGGCGAGGTACCATCGGCCGGAACAGGAGCTTGCAGGAAGACGGCTTGTTTGGCTCAGACGCCACAGGAAACATACGGACTGGTCCTTGGAGGAATGAAACCACTGTATAG